In Candidatus Planktophila sp., a single window of DNA contains:
- a CDS encoding Rieske (2Fe-2S) protein, producing the protein MKLVRRNLLAIIPASLLSLFGTDALAAAGPKLKPKKLGQKIVFQGYTYICVKSKGKLIWKKGAKVVSSSPKPSSTTSDNPPASPKPTPSQSASVGDLTFVAKSSDIAEGEIKILDVKPANEPTFPVSVTRVNGLVIVVSAICTHEGCQIRGSGGALACPCHGSGFNAVTGAVTRGPAERALRKYVASEDAGSVFIKA; encoded by the coding sequence ATGAAACTTGTCCGACGTAATCTTCTTGCGATAATCCCTGCCTCGCTACTATCACTCTTCGGCACTGACGCCTTGGCTGCGGCTGGTCCAAAATTAAAGCCAAAAAAGCTTGGTCAGAAAATAGTTTTTCAGGGTTACACCTACATCTGTGTTAAATCAAAGGGAAAGTTGATCTGGAAAAAGGGAGCAAAAGTTGTATCAAGCTCTCCCAAACCTTCAAGCACGACTTCTGATAATCCACCTGCTTCACCAAAACCAACACCGAGTCAAAGCGCAAGCGTCGGTGACTTAACTTTCGTAGCAAAATCCAGTGATATTGCTGAAGGCGAAATAAAAATACTCGACGTTAAGCCCGCTAACGAACCCACATTTCCAGTTTCTGTGACTCGCGTTAATGGCTTAGTGATCGTGGTGAGCGCAATTTGTACACACGAAGGGTGCCAAATAAGAGGCTCAGGTGGAGCGTTAGCCTGTCCTTGCCATGGCTCAGGTTTCAACGCCGTTACTGGTGCGGTAACTCGTGGCCCAGCTGAAAGAGCGCTACGTAAATATGTTGCAAGTGAAGATGCAGGTTCGGTTTTCATTAAGGCTTAA
- a CDS encoding DUF4287 domain-containing protein: MPPKDPTREAHFPAIEKRYGEKMAYWFKVMATLEGKKYLEQIAHLKESYGFSQAHANALVMYSRGSTSSRRFETPNDYFKTLSPEQRKTIKAIFAAITSKYPKLELVIAWNQPMLRLDKKYIFGVSTTKNYILLAPFSADVLDAFRPKLSEYTVNKKTIAIPNDWQVDAKLLLGMAKMRMAES, translated from the coding sequence ATGCCGCCTAAAGACCCAACCCGTGAGGCCCATTTCCCCGCTATCGAAAAACGCTATGGCGAAAAAATGGCCTACTGGTTCAAGGTTATGGCCACACTCGAGGGCAAGAAATATCTAGAACAGATCGCCCACCTTAAAGAGAGTTACGGATTTTCCCAAGCCCATGCCAACGCCTTGGTGATGTACTCACGCGGATCTACATCATCGCGCCGCTTTGAAACACCGAATGATTACTTCAAAACCCTAAGCCCGGAGCAGCGAAAAACGATCAAAGCGATCTTCGCAGCAATTACAAGTAAGTATCCCAAGTTAGAGCTCGTAATCGCCTGGAATCAACCCATGCTTCGACTTGATAAAAAATATATTTTTGGCGTATCAACAACCAAGAATTACATTCTCTTAGCTCCCTTTAGCGCCGATGTATTAGATGCATTCAGACCAAAACTAAGCGAGTACACAGTCAATAAGAAAACAATCGCCATTCCAAATGACTGGCAGGTCGATGCCAAATTACTACTTGGGATGGCAAAGATGAGAATGGCTGAGAGTTAA
- the nagA gene encoding N-acetylglucosamine-6-phosphate deacetylase, whose translation MIVQARSAILDNQLTNDLWIEVIQGQITALSHGVHDTPDRVIEGVLIPGFIDIHSHGGGGSYFSANSVAEIEKVVATHRSFGTTGIMASLVTDSIENLKKQIQRLIPFFVRGEIIGIHLEGPYLSHARCGAHEPSLLLEPKIDQLQELISIGEGAIQMITIAPELNGALEAIKFLSLQGIKVAIGHTDGNYSDAAAGTDSGATIITHFLNAMSKEHGENSIANFVLNDERILVELILDDHHVPFITASEILNTIGSRVILVSDAMAAAGCADGEYAIGKLAVQVQNGVARLASNSKLAGSTIMMSQSFINAIHECGISLVQAVRMAATNPAQALGITDRGAIRVGMRADLLEYQPNEKKVSLINL comes from the coding sequence GTGATTGTTCAAGCTCGAAGCGCAATTTTAGACAACCAGCTTACGAATGATCTTTGGATAGAGGTGATTCAAGGACAGATCACAGCTCTTTCTCATGGGGTCCATGACACACCTGACAGAGTAATCGAAGGGGTTCTAATTCCGGGATTTATCGATATCCACAGCCACGGTGGAGGTGGAAGTTATTTTTCAGCCAATTCGGTTGCTGAAATTGAAAAAGTAGTTGCTACACACCGCTCCTTTGGAACCACTGGCATTATGGCTTCTTTAGTGACTGATTCGATTGAGAATCTAAAAAAGCAAATACAACGACTTATTCCTTTTTTTGTTCGAGGTGAAATTATTGGAATTCATCTTGAGGGTCCATACCTATCGCATGCACGATGTGGTGCACATGAACCTTCACTCTTATTAGAACCAAAAATTGATCAACTTCAAGAGTTGATAAGTATCGGAGAAGGTGCAATTCAGATGATCACAATTGCACCTGAACTTAATGGTGCATTAGAGGCGATAAAATTCTTATCACTCCAAGGCATCAAGGTTGCAATTGGCCATACTGATGGCAATTATTCAGATGCAGCGGCGGGTACCGATAGTGGTGCAACTATCATCACCCACTTCTTAAATGCAATGAGTAAAGAGCATGGTGAGAATAGCATTGCAAACTTTGTGCTAAATGATGAACGGATTTTAGTCGAACTTATTCTTGATGACCACCACGTCCCATTTATTACTGCATCGGAGATTCTTAACACCATTGGATCCAGAGTAATACTTGTCTCTGATGCTATGGCTGCCGCTGGTTGCGCTGACGGCGAGTACGCAATCGGAAAATTGGCTGTACAAGTACAGAATGGAGTTGCTCGATTGGCTTCAAATTCGAAATTGGCTGGCAGTACAATTATGATGTCACAAAGTTTTATTAATGCAATACATGAATGCGGAATCTCACTTGTCCAGGCAGTAAGAATGGCAGCGACTAATCCGGCACAAGCACTTGGGATAACTGATCGAGGTGCAATCAGAGTTGGTATGCGAGCAGATTTGCTGGAGTACCAACCAAATGAAAAAAAGGTCTCGCTAATTAATTTGTGA
- a CDS encoding PQQ-dependent sugar dehydrogenase yields MRKNLLRIFTVVTLISLMWPVQISLANPNEIKLEIESIDTPTVQVQGSNGERGAALARLADGRLLLGGGASGLNLYLYDLSDGTQTLLGRAGNASERINDSRFAITDIAVMRKSANTLALVISYPRYDRSKECVSVVLYSYTANIGIKPSLKRGKLWFKSKPCVPISAVQHASGRIETIDKKSLYLTVGDLGYTEIGNRAKRGDLGSVFKISANKVVKISSGHRNAQGILRIGKDLYISEHGPRGGDELNLIETGGDYGWPFVSYGEPYSSGDYVKPTNTGTHEGYKKPLYNWVPSVAPTELIQLPADNSWGPWSSYIVMGTLKEQVLIFIEMLDRRQVGKVVKVNVNERVRDLDLSKGGSIIATTDSGKLLVINLAR; encoded by the coding sequence GTGCGCAAAAACTTACTCAGAATATTTACTGTCGTCACATTGATCTCCTTGATGTGGCCAGTGCAGATATCTCTGGCTAATCCAAATGAAATAAAGTTAGAGATTGAAAGTATCGATACACCCACTGTTCAAGTTCAAGGCTCTAACGGAGAGCGCGGGGCTGCACTAGCACGCCTTGCAGATGGTCGCTTACTTCTAGGTGGCGGTGCTAGCGGGCTCAATCTCTATCTCTATGACTTAAGCGATGGTACTCAGACTCTGCTTGGGCGAGCAGGTAATGCAAGTGAGCGTATCAATGACTCACGATTTGCAATTACGGATATCGCCGTCATGCGCAAATCTGCCAATACCCTTGCATTAGTTATCTCCTATCCACGGTATGACCGATCTAAAGAGTGCGTCTCAGTTGTTCTCTACTCTTATACCGCCAACATTGGAATCAAACCCTCGTTAAAACGCGGAAAGCTCTGGTTTAAAAGCAAGCCCTGCGTTCCAATTAGCGCAGTACAGCATGCATCTGGTCGAATTGAAACTATTGATAAAAAATCTCTCTATCTCACAGTTGGCGATTTAGGTTATACCGAGATCGGCAATAGAGCTAAGCGAGGAGATCTAGGTTCAGTTTTTAAGATAAGTGCGAACAAAGTCGTGAAGATTTCTTCAGGACATAGAAATGCCCAAGGAATACTTCGAATTGGCAAGGATCTCTACATTTCAGAACACGGTCCACGTGGTGGAGATGAACTTAATTTAATCGAAACCGGGGGCGATTACGGATGGCCCTTCGTGTCCTATGGCGAACCATATAGTTCAGGAGATTACGTAAAGCCAACTAATACCGGTACTCACGAAGGTTATAAGAAGCCGCTCTACAACTGGGTTCCATCGGTTGCCCCAACGGAGTTGATTCAACTTCCCGCCGATAATTCCTGGGGTCCATGGTCCTCCTACATTGTCATGGGTACTTTAAAAGAACAGGTGTTAATCTTTATCGAAATGCTGGATCGAAGGCAGGTCGGAAAGGTAGTTAAGGTCAACGTGAATGAGAGAGTTCGAGATCTCGATTTATCAAAAGGCGGCTCAATAATCGCGACAACTGATAGCGGAAAACTCCTCGTTATTAATCTAGCCCGTTAG
- a CDS encoding helix-turn-helix transcriptional regulator has protein sequence MTIEKNVFWDDLDKDLKDPEQMRLFLLESIRSSTFDSLVNTLNQVRDKKGYTKADVARQLGSEPANIRRFFIGGTDNPTLSTLTEVAAALGMRLSLEPLPTKERQEIAKILTLNTNKSVSHSTKSRQRTRSA, from the coding sequence ATGACAATTGAGAAGAACGTGTTCTGGGATGATTTGGACAAAGATCTGAAAGATCCCGAGCAGATGCGACTATTTTTATTAGAGTCGATTCGAAGCTCCACTTTTGATTCGCTGGTTAACACGCTAAATCAAGTACGAGATAAAAAAGGTTACACAAAGGCCGATGTCGCACGTCAACTTGGTTCTGAACCAGCCAACATAAGACGCTTTTTTATCGGCGGAACCGATAACCCTACTTTGAGCACACTTACTGAAGTTGCAGCTGCTCTGGGTATGCGCTTGTCACTTGAGCCGCTCCCTACAAAAGAGAGGCAGGAAATTGCGAAAATTCTGACTCTAAATACAAATAAAAGTGTTTCGCATTCAACTAAATCACGCCAGCGCACTCGATCGGCTTAG
- a CDS encoding molybdopterin-dependent oxidoreductase: protein MESKRLGSVFGPLAMVAGVSIGHLVASLYSNWQSPVISLGNRIIDYVPPPVKKIVINLFGTYDKLFLIVSILAAVFGLSLIVGRAYMSGKRGVAYSTVAAMSIAASWAALLDARSNLFSVLPAFISGGVTLYALRWLSLQGSESVDSGVEISRRDVLKAVAVIGAVGIAATGAAKLFAQKASVQIERIKIALPKPLKFLPNPPVDPALTTPGLSPLFTPNEDFYRIDTSLAIPNVSTDDWKLEIVGMVDNPFTLSYQELIARPVFELDGTIACVSNEIGGDLVGNARWLGVRLDDLIREAGPSADADQVMGYSVDGFTAGFPVATLDGRDAMIAIGMNGETLPLAHGYPARIIVPGIYGYVSAVKWLTRIELTRFDVKHGYWISRGWSERAPIKTASRIDTPSNGAELPVGKLAIAGVAWAMIRGISKVEVKIGNLPWREATLGPQIAKTTWRQWWIDWNPKHGVHVISVRATDGDGVVQPEAYVPVDPNGAEGWHTINVEVL, encoded by the coding sequence ATGGAGAGTAAGCGATTAGGAAGCGTTTTTGGTCCGCTGGCAATGGTTGCCGGAGTATCTATCGGCCATTTAGTTGCTTCGCTATATAGCAATTGGCAGAGTCCAGTTATCTCTCTAGGAAATCGAATCATCGATTACGTACCACCGCCGGTAAAAAAAATAGTTATTAATCTTTTTGGTACCTACGACAAACTCTTTCTTATTGTGAGTATTTTGGCGGCTGTTTTTGGACTCTCTCTTATTGTAGGCCGTGCATATATGAGCGGTAAAAGAGGCGTTGCATACTCAACTGTCGCGGCTATGTCGATTGCTGCAAGCTGGGCCGCCTTGCTTGATGCGCGCTCGAACCTCTTTTCAGTTCTACCCGCCTTTATCTCTGGAGGCGTCACTCTGTATGCCTTGCGATGGTTGAGCCTGCAAGGAAGCGAGAGTGTGGATTCAGGCGTAGAGATTTCTCGGCGAGATGTATTGAAGGCAGTCGCTGTAATTGGAGCGGTAGGTATTGCCGCCACGGGGGCCGCTAAATTGTTTGCTCAAAAGGCTAGCGTTCAAATCGAGAGAATTAAGATTGCACTTCCTAAACCGTTGAAGTTTCTACCTAACCCCCCAGTAGATCCGGCCTTAACTACGCCGGGATTATCACCGCTTTTTACACCTAATGAAGATTTCTATCGGATTGATACCTCGTTGGCAATTCCAAATGTTTCAACCGATGATTGGAAGTTAGAGATAGTTGGAATGGTCGATAATCCATTTACTCTGAGTTATCAGGAGTTAATCGCGCGGCCAGTTTTTGAACTCGACGGAACAATCGCCTGCGTTTCAAATGAGATTGGCGGAGATCTAGTTGGTAATGCACGATGGTTGGGAGTTCGGCTAGATGATTTGATTCGCGAGGCTGGACCTTCTGCCGATGCCGATCAGGTGATGGGCTACTCGGTAGATGGTTTTACCGCGGGCTTTCCGGTAGCCACCCTTGATGGACGCGATGCAATGATTGCAATTGGAATGAATGGTGAGACTCTGCCCTTGGCTCATGGATATCCAGCACGAATTATTGTTCCAGGAATTTATGGCTATGTTTCGGCGGTTAAGTGGTTAACCCGAATCGAATTAACACGCTTTGATGTAAAACATGGCTATTGGATTTCACGCGGATGGTCTGAGCGCGCACCGATAAAGACCGCTTCGCGAATTGATACGCCAAGTAATGGCGCTGAATTACCAGTTGGAAAGTTAGCTATTGCCGGAGTTGCATGGGCCATGATTCGGGGTATCTCCAAAGTTGAGGTGAAGATTGGAAATCTACCGTGGCGAGAGGCGACTCTTGGCCCGCAAATTGCAAAGACAACGTGGAGACAGTGGTGGATCGATTGGAATCCTAAACATGGTGTTCATGTTATCTCCGTACGCGCAACCGATGGTGATGGAGTTGTGCAGCCAGAGGCATATGTTCCGGTTGATCCAAATGGCGCCGAGGGTTGGCACACGATAAATGTCGAAGTTCTCTAA
- a CDS encoding DinB family protein — protein MKEYAVEYEAATKYVADIIASLTPADLDKHQVSGWSPRQVIHHLADSEAQSYARLRRLIAEPEGSLIQGYDEAAWANNEILGYTEFPVENSIAVLLAVRAASLDIVKRLKDSDLSRAGNHSESGEYTIAKWLKVYSNHPRDHGNQIKEALALRFSV, from the coding sequence TTGAAAGAGTATGCAGTCGAATATGAGGCAGCTACAAAATATGTTGCCGACATAATTGCTTCCTTAACGCCGGCCGATTTAGATAAACATCAAGTGAGTGGATGGTCGCCTCGTCAGGTGATCCACCATTTAGCCGATAGCGAAGCGCAGTCGTATGCACGATTACGTCGATTGATTGCAGAGCCCGAAGGCTCGTTGATTCAGGGTTACGACGAAGCGGCTTGGGCTAACAATGAGATTTTGGGTTACACCGAATTCCCCGTTGAAAACTCTATCGCTGTGCTGCTTGCCGTAAGAGCGGCTTCGTTGGATATCGTCAAGCGATTGAAGGATTCAGATCTGAGCAGGGCCGGGAACCACAGCGAATCCGGAGAGTACACAATTGCTAAATGGTTAAAGGTATATTCAAATCATCCCCGAGATCATGGGAATCAGATTAAAGAAGCGCTGGCGTTACGGTTTAGCGTATGA